GGTCTCGGCAAAGACGGGCGAGGGGATAGACGAGCTGGTCGAGAACATCCTGATCGTCGCCGAGCTCGAAGACCTGAAGGCGAACCCGTCGGCGGGGGCGAGCGGCTACGTTATCGAGGGCGAGCGCGACCCCGGTCGCGGTCCGGTGGCGACGCTGCTCCTTAACCGGGGGACGCTCCACAAGGGCGACATCGTTCTTGCGGGGACGGCCTACGGTCGGGTGCGGGCGATGCTCGATTATCGGGGCAAACGCATACAGGACGCGGGCCCCGCTACGCCGGTCGAGATCCTCGGCCTCTCCGGCGTCCCCGAGGCCGGTACGCACTTCGAGGTCGTAAAGCACGAGCGACAGGCTCGCGGAAAGGCCCAGCAGGCCGAAGAGGCGATGCGGCGTCAGGAACTCGCCGAGGGCGGACGAAGGCTCACGCTCGATCAGCTTCTCGGACAGGAGGGTTCCTCGGACCTCAACCTTGTGGTCAAGGCCGACGTTGCGGGCTCGGTCGAGGCCCTCAAGGAGTCCCTCGCCAAGCTCACGAACGACGAGGTGCGCGTGAACATCGTGCGCAGCGGCGTCGGGGCCATAACCGACTCGGATGCGATGCTTGCGAGCGCATCGGGCGGTATCCTGCTCGGCTTCAACGTTCGCCCGACAAACACGGCCAAGCAGGTCGCCGAGCGCGAGGGCGTCGAGATCCGCACCTACGACGTTATCTACAAGGCGCTCGAAGAGATAGAGGATGCGATGCGCGGGATGCTCGCCCCGGAGGAACGCGAGCAGGAGACCGGAACCGCCGAGATCCGGGAGGTCTTCCGCGTTCCGAACATCGGGGCGATCGGCGGCTGCTACGTTACAAACGGCGAGATATCGCGCAACGACCGGGTCAGGGTCGTACGCGACGGCACCGTCGTCTACGAGGGGAACGTCGCCTCGATGCGCCGCTTCAAGGACGATGTCCGCTCCGTGCGCGAGGGCTTTGAGTGCGGCGTCGGGGTCGAGAACTTCAACGACGTTAAAGAAGGCGACGTTCTTGAGTTCTTCCGCATCGTCGAGATCCCGAGGTAGCGGAGGCTCCACGACTTGTTCTGCAACGTGAGGCTCGAAGTGGAGTTGCCGTACTCTTCGAGCCTCAAGGACAAGCGGCAGACGGTGCGCTCCATCAAGGACCGGCTCCGCAGGCGGAACGTCTCGATCGTCGAATCCGACCGGCAGGACTCCTGGCAGCGAGCCGTGATGGAGCTGACCTTCGCCGCCATCTCCGCCGGGGCCGCCGAGGAGAAACGAAACGAAGTCCGGGCGATGCTGCTCGGGTACCCGGAGATGGTTATCTCCACCTGGCAGGAAGACTTCTCGAATCTGTGATCCAGAAAGACAAACCGGCAGGTGAGCGCATGAGCGAGAGAACAAGAAAGATAGAATCCCAGTTGAAGGAGATAGTCGGCGTCGAGGTCTCCGAACTCTCCGACCCGCGCGTGCACGGCCTCGTTACCGTTACCGCCGTTCGCGTCAGCCCCGACCTCGCCCACGCAACGGTACTCTACAGCGTCATAGACGACTCCCCCGAGGCCGAAGAGGACGCGAAGGTCGGCCTGCAGTCCGCCGCCGGACGCATTCAGGCCACCGTCGGCGCACAGACCCGCATGCGCCGCACGCCCCGGCTGCGCTTCGAGCCGGACCCGATGGTAGAACGCACCCGGAGCATCGAAAACGCACTCAGAGAGGTAAGAGATGAAAACAGACAGCGCGATAACTAAAGATAATACAAAAAACCTCTCTGAGGTCGCGGGGGCATTGAAGGGTCTTGAAAGGGCTGCCGTAACGACGCACGTCGGGGCGGACGGGGACGCCATCGGGTCCTCGGCGGCGATGCTCCGGCTTCTGGAGAAGCTCGGCGTCGAGGCTGTTTTCTGTCACTCGGAGGCGGTGCCGAACTACCTGCGGTGGCTTATACCGGAGGCTGTGGCCGAGATCCCTTCGGGCTACGAGCTTATCGCGCTCGACACCTCGCGGGCGGACCGGACGGGGGTTCGGATACCGGAGTCGGGGGCGGCGATCAACATAGATCACCACGCTGACAACCCCGAGTACGCAAAGACGAACTACGTGGACGGCGAGGCCGCAGCGACGGCCGAGATCGTAGCGAGGCTCTACGTCGAGCTCGGCGTCGAACTCGACAAAGAGGCCGCAGAAGCCGTGTATACCGGAATAAACACCGACACGGGCGGCTTCCGGTTCAGGAACATAAGCCCCGAGACGCACGAGCTTGCCGCTGAACTGCTGCGCGCCGGGGTCGTTCCGGCGGAGGTTGACGACCGCATAAACCGCACCGGGACGCTGGAGCAGTTGAGGGTCGTCGGGACGACCCTTGCAAACGCCGAGCGGTACGGAGAAGTTCTTATAGCGACGGTGGACAACAAAGACTACGAAAAGACGGGCGGCTCGGAGCTTGACTCCAAAGAGGCGATAGACGCGCTCCGCACGGTCGCGGGCGTGGACGTGGTCGCGCACCTGCGGCAGGTTCCGAAGGGGACGAAGGGTTCGCTCCGTTCGGAGCTGTTTGACGTGCAGGAAGTCGCGCAGGGTTTCGGGGGTGGCGGCCACAGGCTCGCGGCGGGCTTTACCCGCGAGGGGCTGACCCCGGAGGAGGCCAAGCAGGAGCTTCTCGAGGCGCTGCGAGGCAGGGTGGACCTCGGAGATTCCCCCAACGGAGCCGAAAAGGAAGGGAAGTAGCGCCATAGTCCAGAAGCCGACAAACAGCCTGACTTCCGGCGTTCTACTCCTCGACAAGCCCACGGGCATGACCAGCGCGTGGGCGGTTTCGCTGGTCAAGCGGGCCCTGCCGGGAAAGACCAGGGTCGGACATACCGGGACGCTCGACCCGCTCGCATCGGGGCTGCTGGTCTTGATGATCGGGGGCGCGACCCGGCTTTCGCGCTACGTAGGAGACATGGAGAAGTCCTACACCGCGACCGCGCAGTTCGGGGCGGTCTCTGACTCGCTCGACGCTGATGGTCAGATCGAAGACCTGGAGGGAGAACTCCCGGCGCGGGACGATATAGAGGCCGCGCTCTCGGATTTCATCGGTCGGATAGAGCAGACCCCGCCGATGGCCTCGGCGGTGAAGGTCGCCGGAAAGCGGCTCTATGCCCTGCACCGCGAAGGAAAGACCGTGGAGCGCGAGGCCCGCACCGTGGAGGTCGAGGAGTTCACCCTGAACAACTACGACCCGGAATCCGGCGAGGCGGAGTTCTTTGTGCGCTGCGGCGGCGGGACGTACGTGCGGTCGCTCGTGGCGGACGCTGCAGAGGCGGTTGGTTCCGGCGCGTACCTGACCGCGCTCCGGCGCGAGGCCGTCGGACGTTTCTCCATCTCAGATGCCATAAAGCCGGACGCCCCGGGTCGCATTGAGGAGCACCTGCTGCCGCCGGAGGTCGCGCTCGGCGGAATATCCCGGTTCGAGGTCGAGGCCGGGGCGGCAAAGCTTATCGGGAACGGGAGACCGCTCGATTCGTTCGGGGAGGTCGGGAAGGTCGCGCTTTTCTACGAGGAGGCTCTGATCGCGGTCTACGCCGACGACGGGCGAACCGCAAAGCCGGAGGTCGTGCTTTGGTCAGCGGGGTAGAGCGGCGGGGGAGAGCGGTCGCGCTCGGGAATTTCGACGGGGTCCATCTCGGCCACCGGGTCGTTCTCGACCGGGCGATAGAAGAAGGCCGCAAGCGCAACCTCGAAGTCATCGCCGCCACCTTCGACCCGCACCCGAGGGCGGTCTTGAAGCCCGAGAGCGCGCCGAAGCTCCTCTCGGACCTCAAGACGCGGAAGCGGCTCCTTGTAGAAGCCGGGATGGACGGTGTCGCGGTCGTTCCGTTTGACCGGGATCTCTCGACCGAATCACCGGAAGAGTTTGTCGAATCGGTCCTGATCAGGACGCTCGGGGCGGAGGTGGTCGTTGTCGGGAAGAACTTCCGGTTCGGATATAGAGCTTCGGGCGGCCTCGCCGACCTGCAGAGGATAATGGCCTCTCACGGTGGTGAGGCGTTCGGGGCCGGGGTCCGGCAGGCGGGGGCGGAGGTTATAAGCTCGACGCGGATCCGGGCGATGCTCGATGCGGGTGACGTGGCCGGAGCCGCGACGCTGCTCGGGCGTCCGCACGAGGTAACCGGAATCGTTATACCCGGGGACCGGCGCGGCAGGACCATCGGGTTTCCGACGGCGAACGTGCTGCCGCCGCAGGACGTGATCGTCCCGGAGCGCGGGGTGTATGCGTGTCTTGTCCGGCTCAGGGGAGAACTGTATCCCTCGTGCGTGAACGTTGGCTTTGCGCCGACGTTCGGAGAGCGGGAGAGCCGCATCGAGGCCCATCTGCTGGACTTCGAGGGGGACATCTATGGTGAGAGGATCGGGGTCGGCTTTGTTTCGCGGATTCGCGGGGAAAAGAAGTTCTCCGGGGTCGAGGAGCTGGTCGAACAGATCGGACGCGACTCGGAGCGGGCGCGGTCGCTTCTGGCCGGACATGGCTGATGCGTGTGGTAGCATAACGGATCGAGACTCTATAAAGAGATAACCGGGATAACAATGGAAACAGCAAGAAGAGGAGAAGGAAGAAGTTGTCGGTAGCGGTAGATAAAACAGAGATAATCAGCGAGCACCAGGCTCACGACGCAGACACGGGTTCGACCGAGGTACAGGTCGCGATACTATCGAAGAGAATCGCGCACCTCACCGATCACCTGCGTACGCACAAGCACGACTTCCATTCTCGCCGAGGGCTTCTGAAGCTCGTGGGCAAGAGGCGTCGTCTTCTCAAGTACCTTCAGAAAAAGGACGTGGAACGTTACCGCGGCCTCATCGCCAAGCTCGGTCTGCGCCGCTAGTTCCCGGCGTCCCCGACCGAAGCTAATCAGAGCAAGAGGAGAACAAAATATGCGACTAGAGATCCCGGTCGGCGAGCGTTCCATAACGCTCGAAACCGGCAAGCTCGCGAAGCAGGCCGGCGGTTCCGTCATGGTCAGCTTCGGCGACACGACCCTGCTCTCGGTAGCGACGCGATCGAACAGCCCGCGCCCCGGGGTGGACTTTCTTCCATTGAGCGTCGATATCGAGGAGCGGATGTCGGCCGCCGGGAAGATCCCCGGTGGCTTTATCAAGCGTGAGGGACGGCCTTCGGAACGGGCCATTCTCACGGCTCGCCTGACGGACAGGCCGCTCAGGCCGCTGTTCCCGAAGGGTTACCGGAACGACATCCAGGTTGTCGGGACGGTTTTCGTTGCAGATCAGGCGAACCCCTACGATGTGGTGAGCATGGTAGGTTCGTCGGCCGCGCTTGCGCTGTCGGACATACCGCTCGCCGAGCCTATCGGAGCGGTGCGCGTCGGGCGCGGTCCGGACGGCGGGTTTATCCTGAACCCGACCTACGAGCAGATAGAAGAGAGCGACCTCGACCTCGTCGTCGCCGGAACCAGAGACGCCATCACGATGGTCGAGGCCGGAGCGAACGAGGTCACGGAAGACGTGATGGTGGACGCGCTGCTCGCGGCGCACGAGGCCATTCGAGTTCAGGCCGAGGCCATCGCCGGATGGGCTGCGGAGCTTGGCAAAGCCAAGGAAGAGGTTGCGGCGGTAGAGGAGAACCCGTTGCTCTCCGACCTCCGCGCCGACCACTACGACGCGGTCAAGGACGGCCTCATCAACGAGAGCCGGACGGACCGGCACGAGGTCATCAACGACATCCGGAACGCCGCGCTCGAGGGTAAAGAGGACGAGGCGGAGATAAGGAACATCAAGGACGCCTTCCGCACCATCGAGAAGGAAGCCTTCCGCGACCTTTACGTAAACGACAAAAAGCGCACCGACCTGCGGGACTTTACCCAGGTACGCCCGATCGAGGCCGAGGCCGGTATCCTTCCGAGGGTCCACGGTTCGGGGCTGTTCACGCGTGGCGAGACGCAGGTTCTCTCGTCGCTCGCGCTCGCCGACCTCGGTCTGTCGCAGCGGCTCGACACGATGGAGCCGCAGACGCTCAAGCGTTACATGCACCACTACAACTTCCCGCCGTACTCGACGGGCGAGACGGGCCGACTGGGCTCCCCGCGTCGTCGGGAGATAGGACACGGCGCGCTTGCGGAACGCGCGCTTATGCCGGTATTGCCGAACGAGGAGAACTTTCCGTACGCGCTCCGCATCATCTCCGACGTGCTGGAATCAAACGGATCAAGCTCGATGGCGAGCGTGTGCGGTTCGACGCTTTCCCTGATGGACGGCGGGGTGCCTATAAAGGCTCCGGTCGCCGGCGTTGCGATGGGACTTGTCAAGGAGGGCGATGACTACGTTATCCTGACGGACATCCAGGGGCTTGAGGATCACATGGGCGACATGGACTTCAAGGTCGCCGGGACCCGGGACGGCATCACCGCGCTCCAGATGGACATGAAGATCACGGGCGTAAGCGCCGAGCTGCTCAAAGAGGCGCTCGGACAGGCGCAGGACGCGCGGCTCGAGATCCTCGATATCATGCGCGAGGCGATAGCAGAGCCGCGCAGCGAGACCTCGGACTTCGCGCCGCGAGTAGAGGCGACAAAGGTCCCGACCGACAAGATCGGCATGATCATCGGGCCGGGCGGCAAGACCATAAACGGGATGCAGGATCAGTTCGGCGTGAACATCTCCATCGAGGACGACGGGACGGTCTACGTCTCGGGCGTTGACGGCGTTGGCGTGAAGAACGCCCTCGGCATGATCGCCAACATGACCAAAGACGTCGAGGCCGGGGAGATCTACACCGGCAAGGTCGTGAAGACAACGAACTTCGGGGCCTTTGTGGAGCTTCTGCCGGGCAAGGACGGTCTGATCCACATATCGAGGCTCGCGCCGGGTCGCGTGGAGAACGTCGAGGACGTGGTTACTCAGGGCGACATGGTCAAGGTCCGGGTGCTTGAGATAGACAAGCAGAAGCGCATCTCCTTAGAGAAGCTGGAGGACTAGATGACCGACCCGAACGTCAGGCAGAGCAAGCTGAAGAGCGGCCTCCGGGTTTTCTCGGAGCCCCTTGACGAGGCGACGAGCATCTCGCTCGGGGTCTGGATCCGGGCCGGTTCGCGCGACGAGCGGCCCGAGGTCGCCGGCATAAGCCACCTGATGGAGCACATGCTCTTCAAGGGGACGCCGGAGATGAACGCGCTGCAGGTCGCCGAAGCCTTTGAGTCTATCGGGGCGCAGGAGAACGCGGCGACGGGCGAGGAGTACACCGTGCTGTACGCCCGCTTCCTGCCGGAGAACCTTGAGCGGGCGCTTGAGATCATGGCGGACATGGTCCAGAACCCGACCATGGCCGACCTCGAGCGCGAGCGCGAGGTGATAGTCGAGGAGATCCGGATGTACGAGGACCGCCCCGACCAGATGGCCGACGAGCATCTCTCGTCGCTGATCTTCCACAACGACTCGCTCGGGCGACCCATAATAGGCTCCGCCGAGACGGTGCGCGGCGTCGACCACGACACGCTCACGGGCTTTCACGAGGCGACGTACAACACCGCGAACGTCTTTGTTATCGGGGCCGGGAAGCTTGACTCGGACGAGTTCGAGAGGATGGTCTCCGAGAAGTTCGCCGAAGTACCTGCGGGCGAGCCGTTTGTGCGGGAGGCGAGGCCGGAGGTCCCGTCGGAGCGCTTTTTCTACAGGGAGAAGGAGAGCGAGCAGTACCACGTCTCCATCGGTTCGCTCGGGATTCCATCCGGGAGCGACGACCGTTTCGCGATGGCGTCCCTGAACAACGTACTCGGTGGCGGTATGTCGAGCCGGCTTTTCCAGGAGGTCCGGGAGAAGCGCGGCCTCGCGTACGCGGTCTTCTCCTACCACCAGGGTTACTCGGACACCGGCGCATCGAAGATGTACGTCGGCTCCACGACCGGGAACGTCGAGGAAGCGGTGAAGGTCATCGCCGAGCAGGTCCACGCGCTTCAGGAGACGAAAGTTACGGACGAGGAGCTTGAGCGCACCAAGCAGCAGCTCAAGAGCTCGACCCTGCTCGCGCTCGAAAGCACGGCCGCAAGGATGAACCGCATCGGTCGGAGCGTCATCAACGGCTCGGAGCTTCTGACGCCGGACGAAATCTCCGCCGAGATAGAGGCCGTAACCGCCGACGACATCCAGCGGCTCGCAAAGAAGCATCTGAAACTCGAAAACATGTATCTGGCGGCGGTCGGTCCGAAAGAACTCGACCTCGGCAGGTACCTGAGCAAGAACTAGACGTAAAGCAAATCAACCGAACTCCGGGCCGTCGGCTCCAGACAGATGAGTCGGGGCGGCGGCTCAGGCTGTTTCAGGAGGTAATACAGGCTTTTGTTGGATAAAAATACCTTGCAGGTCATCCCGCTCGGAGGGTTGGGTGAGATCGGCAAGAACATGACCGCCGTGCGCGGCTCCGGGGGCATCGTCCTTGTGGACTGCGGCATGTCGTTCCCGGACGAGGAGATGCCTGGCATCGACCTTGTTCTGCCGGACTTCACGTACCTGCGAGAGAACGCCAAGGAACTCCGGGGTATCCTTATAACGCACGGCCACGAGGACCACGTCGGGGCGATTCCATACGTGCTGCGCGAGTTCAAAGTCCCGGTCTACGCGACGCGACTGACGCTCGGGCTGATTCGTTCCAAGCTTCAGGAGTTCGGCATAAAGAACGCCGACCTCAGGGAGGTTTCGGACGGGCAGCGGGTGCGCGTTGGGGGGATGAACGCCGAGTTTATCCACGTCAACCACTCCATACCGGGTGCGACGGCCATTGCGCTGCGCACAAACGCCGGTATGATCGTTTTCTCCGGCGACTACAAGATAGACTTCACGCCTATCGAGGGACCGCCGATGGACCTCGGGCGCTTTGCGGAGCTTGGTCGCGAGGGCGTCCTGGCCTACTTCGGGGATTCGACGAACAGCGAGCGACCGGGCTACATCCCCTCGGAGCGCACCGTCGCCGCAACGATGAACCGGGTCTTCGACGAGGCACGAGGAAGGATCATCGTCGCTTCGTTCGCCTCGCACCTCCACCGGGTCGCGCAGGTCGCCGAGGCCGCCAAACGCCACAAGCGCCTCATCGGGCTCACGGGTCGCTCGATGGTCAGGAACGTCGGGATAGCACGGGAGCTGGGTTATCTGGACATTCCGGACCAGATGCTCGTTGAGCAGAAGGACTTTTCGAGCATCCCGGACAAGGACATCGTGATCCTGACGACGGGCTCTCAGGGCGAGCCTCTCGCCGGGCTCTCGCGCATCGCCGCCGGGACGCACCGCGCCGTCGAGGTCGGGGACGGTGATACGGTCGTGATCGCGGCTCACCCGATACCGGGCAACGAGCGTGGGGTGTCGAAAACGATCAACGGCCTGATGGAGCGCGGGGCGGAGGTTCTGTACAGCCCGCTTCAGGCGGTTCACGTCTCGGGACACGCCGCTCAGGAGGAACAGAAGCTTGTCCTGACGCTTCTTCAGCCCAAGTACCTTATCCCGGTTCACGGCGAGTACCGGATGCAGATGCACCACGCCGAAACGGCCAAGTCGCTCGGCATCCCGGAGAAGAACATCTTTATCCTCGAGAACGGCAGCCGCATCGAGATGAAGGACGGCAACGTCAAGCAGATCAAAAACGTCTCGGCGGGCATGTTCCTGGTCGACGGTGGCGGTCTGGCCGACACGTCGGAGTCCATCATGCGCGACCGGCAGCAGCTCTCGGGCGACGGAATGTTTATAGTCGTGGCGAAGATCAACTCCAAGACCGGCGCGCTTCTCGGGCCGCCGGACGTGATGAGCC
This sequence is a window from Rubrobacter indicoceani. Protein-coding genes within it:
- a CDS encoding DUF503 domain-containing protein encodes the protein MFCNVRLEVELPYSSSLKDKRQTVRSIKDRLRRRNVSIVESDRQDSWQRAVMELTFAAISAGAAEEKRNEVRAMLLGYPEMVISTWQEDFSNL
- the rbfA gene encoding 30S ribosome-binding factor RbfA, with amino-acid sequence MSERTRKIESQLKEIVGVEVSELSDPRVHGLVTVTAVRVSPDLAHATVLYSVIDDSPEAEEDAKVGLQSAAGRIQATVGAQTRMRRTPRLRFEPDPMVERTRSIENALREVRDENRQRDN
- a CDS encoding DHH family phosphoesterase, with protein sequence MKTDSAITKDNTKNLSEVAGALKGLERAAVTTHVGADGDAIGSSAAMLRLLEKLGVEAVFCHSEAVPNYLRWLIPEAVAEIPSGYELIALDTSRADRTGVRIPESGAAINIDHHADNPEYAKTNYVDGEAAATAEIVARLYVELGVELDKEAAEAVYTGINTDTGGFRFRNISPETHELAAELLRAGVVPAEVDDRINRTGTLEQLRVVGTTLANAERYGEVLIATVDNKDYEKTGGSELDSKEAIDALRTVAGVDVVAHLRQVPKGTKGSLRSELFDVQEVAQGFGGGGHRLAAGFTREGLTPEEAKQELLEALRGRVDLGDSPNGAEKEGK
- the truB gene encoding tRNA pseudouridine(55) synthase TruB; its protein translation is MTSGVLLLDKPTGMTSAWAVSLVKRALPGKTRVGHTGTLDPLASGLLVLMIGGATRLSRYVGDMEKSYTATAQFGAVSDSLDADGQIEDLEGELPARDDIEAALSDFIGRIEQTPPMASAVKVAGKRLYALHREGKTVEREARTVEVEEFTLNNYDPESGEAEFFVRCGGGTYVRSLVADAAEAVGSGAYLTALRREAVGRFSISDAIKPDAPGRIEEHLLPPEVALGGISRFEVEAGAAKLIGNGRPLDSFGEVGKVALFYEEALIAVYADDGRTAKPEVVLWSAG
- a CDS encoding bifunctional riboflavin kinase/FAD synthetase, which translates into the protein MVSGVERRGRAVALGNFDGVHLGHRVVLDRAIEEGRKRNLEVIAATFDPHPRAVLKPESAPKLLSDLKTRKRLLVEAGMDGVAVVPFDRDLSTESPEEFVESVLIRTLGAEVVVVGKNFRFGYRASGGLADLQRIMASHGGEAFGAGVRQAGAEVISSTRIRAMLDAGDVAGAATLLGRPHEVTGIVIPGDRRGRTIGFPTANVLPPQDVIVPERGVYACLVRLRGELYPSCVNVGFAPTFGERESRIEAHLLDFEGDIYGERIGVGFVSRIRGEKKFSGVEELVEQIGRDSERARSLLAGHG
- the rpsO gene encoding 30S ribosomal protein S15, translated to MSVAVDKTEIISEHQAHDADTGSTEVQVAILSKRIAHLTDHLRTHKHDFHSRRGLLKLVGKRRRLLKYLQKKDVERYRGLIAKLGLRR
- a CDS encoding polyribonucleotide nucleotidyltransferase — encoded protein: MRLEIPVGERSITLETGKLAKQAGGSVMVSFGDTTLLSVATRSNSPRPGVDFLPLSVDIEERMSAAGKIPGGFIKREGRPSERAILTARLTDRPLRPLFPKGYRNDIQVVGTVFVADQANPYDVVSMVGSSAALALSDIPLAEPIGAVRVGRGPDGGFILNPTYEQIEESDLDLVVAGTRDAITMVEAGANEVTEDVMVDALLAAHEAIRVQAEAIAGWAAELGKAKEEVAAVEENPLLSDLRADHYDAVKDGLINESRTDRHEVINDIRNAALEGKEDEAEIRNIKDAFRTIEKEAFRDLYVNDKKRTDLRDFTQVRPIEAEAGILPRVHGSGLFTRGETQVLSSLALADLGLSQRLDTMEPQTLKRYMHHYNFPPYSTGETGRLGSPRRREIGHGALAERALMPVLPNEENFPYALRIISDVLESNGSSSMASVCGSTLSLMDGGVPIKAPVAGVAMGLVKEGDDYVILTDIQGLEDHMGDMDFKVAGTRDGITALQMDMKITGVSAELLKEALGQAQDARLEILDIMREAIAEPRSETSDFAPRVEATKVPTDKIGMIIGPGGKTINGMQDQFGVNISIEDDGTVYVSGVDGVGVKNALGMIANMTKDVEAGEIYTGKVVKTTNFGAFVELLPGKDGLIHISRLAPGRVENVEDVVTQGDMVKVRVLEIDKQKRISLEKLED
- a CDS encoding M16 family metallopeptidase, which codes for MTDPNVRQSKLKSGLRVFSEPLDEATSISLGVWIRAGSRDERPEVAGISHLMEHMLFKGTPEMNALQVAEAFESIGAQENAATGEEYTVLYARFLPENLERALEIMADMVQNPTMADLEREREVIVEEIRMYEDRPDQMADEHLSSLIFHNDSLGRPIIGSAETVRGVDHDTLTGFHEATYNTANVFVIGAGKLDSDEFERMVSEKFAEVPAGEPFVREARPEVPSERFFYREKESEQYHVSIGSLGIPSGSDDRFAMASLNNVLGGGMSSRLFQEVREKRGLAYAVFSYHQGYSDTGASKMYVGSTTGNVEEAVKVIAEQVHALQETKVTDEELERTKQQLKSSTLLALESTAARMNRIGRSVINGSELLTPDEISAEIEAVTADDIQRLAKKHLKLENMYLAAVGPKELDLGRYLSKN
- a CDS encoding ribonuclease J codes for the protein MQVIPLGGLGEIGKNMTAVRGSGGIVLVDCGMSFPDEEMPGIDLVLPDFTYLRENAKELRGILITHGHEDHVGAIPYVLREFKVPVYATRLTLGLIRSKLQEFGIKNADLREVSDGQRVRVGGMNAEFIHVNHSIPGATAIALRTNAGMIVFSGDYKIDFTPIEGPPMDLGRFAELGREGVLAYFGDSTNSERPGYIPSERTVAATMNRVFDEARGRIIVASFASHLHRVAQVAEAAKRHKRLIGLTGRSMVRNVGIARELGYLDIPDQMLVEQKDFSSIPDKDIVILTTGSQGEPLAGLSRIAAGTHRAVEVGDGDTVVIAAHPIPGNERGVSKTINGLMERGAEVLYSPLQAVHVSGHAAQEEQKLVLTLLQPKYLIPVHGEYRMQMHHAETAKSLGIPEKNIFILENGSRIEMKDGNVKQIKNVSAGMFLVDGGGLADTSESIMRDRQQLSGDGMFIVVAKINSKTGALLGPPDVMSRGFMDQATQNGLIDGSVNVVTKTLNRTAERKITDWAQLKNEIRRDLSGYLSQKSRKRPMILPLIVEV